TCACCCTTAAGCCAACCGCAACACTTCAAGCACACAGAACACTTCAAGCACAGAGAACACTTCAGTCTTTGAGGCAGTTTCTCATCCTGTTTGTTATGAGGAGCAAATAGTCCTGTGGAGAGCTGCAAAGCACCACatactttctaaaaaaattGTGTAACAGGAGCTATGAACTTTTGGTAAGGGCAAGGACAGGCTtactgtaatttctgtttttgaAGTGGGAAAGGGGAATTCCCACCCATGAGGTTCCTTTCCAATTTCCTATTTTGAGGGGTTTGAACTGCTTATAAATACCCTCTCTGAGTCTGAGAGCACACAAGACAAGCTCCATCTCCTCTGGCTTTGGCCTTCTGCAGCGGTGAGTGATTTTCTAAATTTGTGAGCTGTACTATGTGATTTTAGCTGGTATTCTCATGTCCATCTGCCTCTGTTGTGGAGTCTTGAGCCCAGGTAGTGGTTGCACAGAGGGCATCAGCCCTCATGTGGGGAGCAGTGGGTCCCTGGGGTGGCCATCAGCGCTGGGGTGGCTGCCCAGGCACAGCTGTGGGTGCTATGTCTTCAGTCTTTCGAAGGTGCTCCAAAACCGCTCCTCTCTCTGATTGTCTCACAGCTCCGTGTCAAGGTTGAGCCGGGAACCATGAGGGTCTGTATCTGCCTCGTGTTGCTTTCCCTTATTCTATGTGCAAGTGCTGATATCCCAGGCAGACGATTTGTCGTGGATGCAATTGGAGGTAAGCTGCTGTTACCACGAGCCCTTCTCTCAGGAACCCCAACCCCAAGCACAGCTTACTGGCAGCCAGCGGACACAGTCCTCGGAGCAGGGAGGTCTGCAGCTCCACAAGAGGGACCCCActggtttctgctgctgggaagtggcccagggaagtggtggagtcaccatccctggaggtgtttaaaaggcatttagacgaggttcttagggacatggtttagtgctagaggtaggttatggttggactcgatgatcccgaggatctcttccaactgaaatgattctctAAGAGGGCCTTGATCAGCCCCCGCAGGCCCTGTCCATGGGCACACTCCTGTGCAAAGGCCCTTGTGGAGAAGTGCCTCTCTGTGTTACTGCTCCTTAGACCTTTCAGCTCCTGGCTGAAGTGGTACTTAACTGTTTCTGGGACTCTTTAAAGCCAACAtaatctctgtttctctgctttcttcaggAGCACGGGATATGTACAGAGCATACAAGGACATGCGTGAGGCAAATTATAAAGGTGCTGACAAATATTTCCATGCTCGTGGGAATTATGATGCTGCCCGAAGAGGACCTGGTGGTGCCTGGGCAGCCAAAGTGATCAGGTAATGGGGTGTATCTGGCTTGTCAACAGTGAGTTACTAGGGATCCAGGCATTCCAGCTGAAGTTCTTTTGGAGTTGTGCTCAGTTTTTGGCCTAGGACAGCGGAGGGGGAGCAGTTAATGTCTGAACAGCCAGTCTGTGTAGGAATGGTGTCCCTCCTCCCACATGAGCATGAACCTTTATTCTTGTCCTCCTGAGAAGGCAGATTCCTCACCTCTGCATTTCTGGTGCTAAGGAACTCTCTTTCCTTGCTGGTTCATCTTCTGACACAACAGTTACGGGTTCCACTGCGGTTCGCTGACAAGAACCGAAGACGTGCTTGTGTCTCGCTTTCAGAAGTCCCGTGGGAAAGCTGGTTTTACACGAGGGAGGAAATCAACGCGGAGCGGAGTTAAACGCTAGCTGGCTCAGGTGGCCTTTTTTCTTCCCGCTAGTGACGCCCGGGAGCTCTGGCAGAGCGGTGTGAGCGGCAGAGGCGCAGAGGACACCCGAGCGGACCAGGAGGCCAACCGGTGGGGCCGGAACGGCGGCGACCCCAACCGCTACAGGCCTAAAGGCCTTCCCAGCAAATACTAACGCGGCCCCCAGGAGGCCACCTCTGCTCCCGATACACCTCTTCCGTACAGCCAAATAAAgaatttattctgaaaactgCTCCCCTCGCCGCTGCCTTCCTTCTGGGGCGGGGACCCGCAGCCACGGCAGCTCCCGGGGCGCGCCCCCGCGGGGCCGTGTCGGGGCATCACGGGGCCAGCGGCGCGGCCAAGGGGCGGGGATCTCCCTCGGCCCTTAGGCTGCCCTGGGAGCCCGGGGGCCGCTTTCCGCGGTGGGGGCGGTCGCGTCCCGCCGTCACGGACCCGAATCGACTTGGCTCCGCCTCGGCCGCTGAGACCCCGCCAAGGCCCGCGGCGGCCTCCCGCCGGCCCGCCCCGGCAGGGGGCGCTGCGGGGCGCCTCCCGGGCGCCGCTCTGGCCGCCGCCACCGCCTCGTTGTCGCCGGCGCGGCTGTGGCGGTgctgccggggccgggccgccaTGGACCGCAACCCCTCGCCGCCCTCCAGCGAggcggaggaggagggtgaCGCGGTGGGGAACACGGTGTACAGCAAGCACTGGCTGTTCAGCATCCTCACCCGCCTCATCGAGGTGCGGGCctgggcgggcgggggcgccgCGGCGGGGAAGAGGCCGGCGGGCCCGGGCACGGCGGCGCCTCACGGGTGCGGCGCTTGCCGGGGCCGGGGAGACGCAGGACACGACACAGCGGTTCCCTCGCTGTGTGGGGCTTTTTAAACTGTGTCCGAAGCGATAGGTCGGCGTTAGTGTCCCACGGCGTTCCTTGGCCGTAGCTCATGTACCCCCGCGTTCCCTCAGGTGATCAGCCCCGAGAAGACGGAGCCCGCCGCCAGTCCCGAGGGAGTTCAGACAGAACTGGACGAAGAGATGGAGAATGACATTTGCAAAGTGTGGGACATGTCGATGGACGAGGTAGGGGCCAGACCTCGGGGGCGGGTCACAGCTCCTGCCCCGCGTCTGTTCCTGAGCCTGTCGGGTCAGGATCCCGCTGGCAGCGGGTGACACGGGGTCACACGGAGTTAGTTACGCGGGGACACACGGGCTCGGCCACCCTGCTGGTTTCGGTGGCATTGCTTCTCCCCTGGTGTGGCTGGCAGTGCCCCCTGAGTCATTAGGCAGGGCAGGTGTGGAGAACTGGCACCAAGCAGGCTCATTGCGGAGGCCGCTTTTCAAGATGAGCAAGTACTTTGTGTGCGCTCTTAGGCCCAGCGCTGGTTTGCAGCAGCAGGCCTTTGGCTGTGTCCGAGCTGCTGGGCCCTGTTCTGCTGTTTGAGGATGtaaagcagagctgtgtgtgaaTGTAAAAGAAACAAGGTGCTCTGCCTGACCTGCTCTCCAGGTGCCTGGTGGATCATGCGGTGCTGTTGCTTGGGGTCAGCTGGCATAAATGGAGCCAAAGTCACACCTCTTGGTTTTCTGTATTATGTGGAGGAATTGAACTGAAGCTCAGAGTTATGAGAAGACAGTACCTTAGCTGTAGCTGAAATTAACTGAGGTGCATAGCCTGTATCTTCAGGAGCTTGATTATGGAGATAATATTGATGACATCTCTAAGTAGGTGTATTTTTCTGTAGCAAATGTAATACGTCCTGCTAGTAAGCATAGTTTGATAGATAAACAATTTTTAAACTTCAGCTACAGACTTGAAATGGCAATGTAACAtaacttttttgtatttttctcaacATTCTGAAATGCTGGAACAAATTCTCAAGtaagacatatatatataaaaaattattattattttattaccgGCTCTTTGtttagatattttaaataaacatggaAGATGTGTCATTTACTCCCAAATAGAGAACTAATCTTGTGTTTTAATGTGCTAAAATAAGGAGGAAATTTCCTCTTTTGTATGCTCAGATCAAGTGCTAATGGTAATCCcttctcttgtttctttttgtatgtCTGGGTGATGCCACTGTCTGCAGACATGGTATTTGCTGAATTCTGACTTAGAATCTCTGCCCCTCTTTTGAGACAGAGAGCAAAAGATACTAAGTGTGACTTTTTGGTTCATTGTATAGCACATCACTGGCAACCTGAATGCCCACAGGGACTCGCCGGTCTCTCATTGAAAAGCGAGGATGGTGGTATAGCACAATATTGTTAGTAACTGTTAGGAAATAACTAATCTCTTGTTATGAGTTTGACGTCTCGTTGATCCAGTCCCTGTTCTGTGAGACAAGGTTTGATCTATGTAAATTGTGAAAGTCCATTTACTTCTCCATTCACTTTCTCCACAGGACGTCGCTTTATTTCTTCAGGAGTTCAATGCCCCCGATATATTCATGGGAGTTTTTGCCAAGTCAAAATGCCCTCGCCTTACTGTAAGTATGGACTGTTAAAAACCTGTCCCATATTAATAGAAATAGTAGATAGCTCTGTACATGCATTTGCACTTATCTCCCTCCACCTCCCATTGCACCTTTGAATAGGTTAaggaaacaaggagaaaacacaaaatcacatttaaaaatgcttttttgcagtatttttaatatggTCTAATCAGTAGGTATTTCAGTGATGCTATAGCTGATATGTCATTATTGATAAAGGACTAAGTTTATCAAACCTGGTTTTAAGGCTCATTGTAAAAAACAGTAAAGGCTGGCCTTTTCTCTCATGACTTGTTTCATGATTACTGAACAGGAATGGTCATGAATTTGTTTAGTCAGAGCTACAAAAGTAATCTTAGTGGTTAGGAACTGCTAGAcgccatttttttctttcctttttttcgaTGTCATTCTTTTTCAGCTTGTATTACACAGGATTCAATATAGGATTTTCAAACCTATTCAGTGTTGGTGTAACTCCTCTTTCTCTGGAGTTACCAGAAGCTTTACTTCAGAAGATGAAGTATAGATACATAGGGCTTTGAAAATACAACCAAAATTTGGAAGTCAGTGCAAATTGGCTGTCATGGGTAGTTTCTTGAAATAGTGGCTGCCAGAGTGTCTGCTGTAATTTAGCAGAGGTAGTAGAgtgttaataaaaaatataacttGCAGTGGTGAGGGTTGACTTCCAACTTAAAGTTGCTAAAAGCGAGCGATTCCCAGGACATTCTTTGTTAGCACCGGTCACCTGCAGATGTTTCACCGCTCTCACTGTCCACTTCATAGAAGTGTGTGTCTTTTAATGGTTGTCTAGGCATGAATATCCTCCTGCAATGCGCTGCTTTGGCATATGGGTTggtt
Above is a window of Caloenas nicobarica isolate bCalNic1 chromosome 5, bCalNic1.hap1, whole genome shotgun sequence DNA encoding:
- the LOC135989364 gene encoding serum amyloid A protein-like — encoded protein: MRVCICLVLLSLILCASADIPGRRFVVDAIGGARDMYRAYKDMREANYKGADKYFHARGNYDAARRGPGGAWAAKVISDARELWQSGVSGRGAEDTRADQEANRWGRNGGDPNRYRPKGLPSKY